The following proteins come from a genomic window of Rhodospirillales bacterium:
- a CDS encoding GNAT family protein — protein MIRLPPAIRDLFASRSIEGPNLYLRPPRRSDAHAWVSLRRESYAFLKSWEPSWRPETCTRSSYLRQYRGQVFAAREDRGYAFHIFRNSDRALLGAVTVANVQRGVAHSASLGYWIGAPYARQGYMREAITVLIPMLFRQMKFHRLEAAAVTSNWPSRLLLENLGFRCEGMARDYLKIDGRWRDHALYALLATDPQPGPPTSADVQAPAPDGTHTHSYSGATP, from the coding sequence GTGATCCGGCTGCCCCCGGCCATTCGGGATCTGTTCGCGTCCCGCAGCATCGAGGGACCGAACCTGTACCTGCGGCCTCCTAGGCGATCCGACGCGCACGCCTGGGTGTCCCTGCGAAGGGAGAGCTACGCGTTCCTCAAGTCGTGGGAGCCATCGTGGCGGCCCGAGACCTGCACCCGGTCGTCCTATCTCCGCCAGTACCGCGGCCAGGTGTTCGCGGCCCGTGAAGACCGGGGGTATGCCTTTCACATCTTCCGCAACTCTGACCGTGCGCTGCTGGGCGCGGTGACCGTGGCAAACGTGCAGCGGGGAGTCGCGCATTCCGCGTCGCTCGGCTATTGGATCGGGGCTCCCTATGCTCGCCAAGGTTACATGCGCGAAGCCATCACGGTCCTGATTCCGATGCTCTTCCGACAGATGAAGTTCCACCGGTTGGAGGCCGCCGCGGTCACCTCCAACTGGCCGAGTCGCCTCTTGCTCGAGAATCTGGGGTTTCGCTGCGAAGGCATGGCCCGCGACTACCTGAAAATTGACGGCCGCTGGCGGGACCATGCCCTGTACGCACTGCTCGCGACCGACCCCCAGCCGGGGCCGCCGACGTCGGCCGACGTGCAGGCACCTGCGCCCGACGGCACCCACACGCACTCGTACTCCGGAGCGACACCATGA
- a CDS encoding pitrilysin family protein yields the protein MNSHGTLPEAAVTTLPSGLRIASQSVPGTRTAAVGVWVHTGARNEPEERNGISHLLEHMAFKGTTTRTARQIAEEVESAGAYMNAYTGREETAYHLRILPGAFPLAVDVLSDILLNPTFADEELARERSVIIQEIGEARDNPADVVFDRFQTCAFPDQPLGRPILGTPEIVSGIGRKTLLAYMQQHYRGEAMVLAAAGEVDHEALVNLGAAAFEGIGSTRSDAPAPARYHGGVGEVPRELEQTHLVLGFEGVAYADPDFYAMTMFSAILGGGLSSRLFQEVREKRGLAYDIHSFGSSFHDSGIFGVYAGTAEQDAGEVIRRTAEEIHGVAGKVRPDELDRAMAQARSGLLMGLESCAGQAEALAHQLRIHGRPIPVDEHLRRLADVDRAAVSRVARRVLASEPTLAAIGPLGGLPTNATLRSLFGTPVPGAA from the coding sequence ATGAACAGCCACGGCACCTTGCCGGAAGCGGCAGTCACCACCCTTCCGTCCGGTCTCCGGATCGCCAGCCAGAGCGTCCCCGGCACCCGCACCGCTGCGGTAGGGGTCTGGGTGCACACCGGCGCCCGCAATGAGCCGGAGGAGCGCAACGGGATCTCCCATCTGCTGGAGCACATGGCGTTCAAGGGAACGACCACGCGCACGGCCCGGCAAATCGCCGAGGAAGTGGAATCCGCCGGCGCCTACATGAACGCCTACACCGGGCGCGAGGAGACCGCCTACCATCTCCGCATCCTGCCGGGAGCGTTCCCCCTGGCCGTCGACGTCCTGTCGGACATCCTGCTGAATCCGACCTTCGCCGACGAGGAACTGGCGCGCGAGCGATCGGTGATCATCCAGGAGATCGGCGAGGCGCGGGACAATCCCGCGGACGTCGTCTTCGACCGCTTCCAGACGTGCGCATTTCCCGACCAGCCGCTTGGCCGGCCCATTCTCGGGACCCCGGAGATCGTCTCGGGAATCGGGCGGAAAACCCTCCTCGCCTACATGCAGCAGCACTACCGGGGCGAGGCGATGGTCCTGGCGGCCGCGGGCGAAGTCGATCACGAGGCACTGGTGAACCTCGGGGCTGCCGCGTTCGAGGGCATCGGGAGCACGCGCTCGGACGCGCCGGCACCGGCCCGCTACCACGGCGGGGTGGGCGAGGTACCCCGCGAACTGGAACAAACGCACCTGGTGCTCGGGTTCGAGGGGGTCGCCTACGCTGATCCCGACTTCTATGCCATGACCATGTTCTCCGCGATCCTCGGTGGTGGCCTGTCGTCCCGGCTGTTCCAGGAAGTGCGCGAGAAACGCGGGCTCGCCTACGACATTCACAGTTTCGGAAGCTCGTTCCACGACAGTGGCATCTTCGGTGTCTACGCAGGGACCGCCGAACAGGATGCCGGCGAGGTGATTCGCCGCACCGCCGAAGAGATCCACGGAGTGGCCGGCAAGGTCCGGCCGGATGAGCTCGACCGGGCGATGGCACAGGCCAGAAGCGGCCTGCTCATGGGACTGGAAAGCTGCGCCGGACAAGCCGAGGCGCTGGCCCACCAGCTTCGGATCCACGGTCGGCCCATCCCCGTCGACGAGCACCTGCGGCGGCTTGCCGACGTCGACCGCGCTGCCGTGAGCCGCGTCGCCCGGCGCGTCCTCGCGAGCGAGCCGACCCTCGCTGCGATCGGCCCCCTCGGCGGGCTCCCCACCAACGCCACGCTCCGGTCACTTTTCGGGACCCCGGTGCCGGGCGCGGCGTGA
- a CDS encoding SURF1 family protein → MSAEPARLRDNRILQGTAIASAFLILLGLGTWQMERLRWKEALLADITARAGATPVAAPENAPDLPEYTPVYADGVFKHDLEHLLIPRTRAGVAGAHVLTPLARPGAPAVLVNRGFVPVEFEPTATRRAGNPSGPVRVEGLLRLQHPPGPFVPDNDPAGGSWYSIDLAAMGEATGLELAGYVLDAGPSRNPGGWPEGGQTNVSIRNTHLEYALTWYGLAGVLAACVSVLGRRAGDSRQRRAGDVT, encoded by the coding sequence ATGTCGGCTGAGCCGGCGCGGCTCCGCGACAACCGGATTCTCCAGGGCACCGCGATCGCATCGGCCTTCCTGATCCTGCTCGGCCTGGGCACATGGCAAATGGAGCGGCTCCGCTGGAAGGAAGCGCTTCTGGCCGATATCACCGCGCGGGCGGGGGCAACGCCGGTCGCCGCCCCGGAAAACGCCCCCGACCTTCCCGAGTACACGCCCGTCTATGCGGACGGCGTGTTCAAGCACGACCTTGAACACCTCCTCATTCCCCGGACCCGGGCGGGCGTCGCCGGCGCTCACGTTCTCACGCCGCTCGCGCGTCCGGGTGCTCCGGCAGTTCTGGTGAACCGGGGATTCGTGCCGGTGGAATTTGAGCCTACGGCCACCCGGCGCGCTGGAAACCCGTCCGGCCCTGTCCGGGTGGAGGGCCTCCTCCGGCTGCAGCACCCGCCGGGCCCGTTCGTCCCGGACAATGATCCCGCCGGCGGCAGCTGGTATTCGATCGATCTCGCGGCCATGGGGGAGGCAACCGGCCTGGAACTGGCCGGCTACGTCCTGGACGCCGGCCCGTCGCGCAATCCCGGGGGATGGCCGGAGGGCGGACAGACCAACGTGTCCATCCGCAATACCCACCTCGAGTACGCGCTGACCTGGTACGGCCTTGCGGGCGTCCTCGCCGCCTGTGTCTCCGTGCTGGGTCGCCGCGCCGGTGATTCCCGACAGCGGCGCGCTGGCGACGTCACGTGA
- a CDS encoding cytochrome c oxidase subunit 3: protein MSQHAHPYHLVSPSPWPVVGALGALTLAVGGLMYMHELAYGSAVLAVGTLLVAFTMFVWWRDVVREAEHEGHHTPTVQLGLRYGMVLFIASEVMFFVAWFWAFFDASLFADEAQQVARVTFTGGTWPPTGVEVFDPFHLPLLNTIILLTSGATVTWAHHALREGKRSGLIQGLLVTVALGVAFTAVQAYEYAHAPFAFTDGIYSSTFFMATGFHGAHVLIGSIFLIVCLGRSIVGHFKPEQHFGFEAAAWYWHFVDVVWLFLFFSIYWWGGSGGVTH, encoded by the coding sequence ATGAGCCAGCACGCCCATCCCTATCACCTTGTCTCCCCGAGCCCGTGGCCGGTGGTGGGTGCGCTCGGCGCCCTCACGCTCGCGGTGGGCGGCCTCATGTACATGCACGAACTCGCTTACGGCAGCGCCGTGCTGGCGGTCGGAACGCTGCTGGTGGCGTTCACGATGTTCGTCTGGTGGCGGGACGTGGTGCGCGAGGCGGAACATGAGGGCCATCACACGCCCACTGTCCAGCTCGGGCTGCGGTACGGAATGGTCCTGTTCATCGCCTCCGAGGTGATGTTCTTCGTCGCGTGGTTCTGGGCGTTCTTCGACGCCAGCCTGTTTGCCGACGAGGCCCAGCAGGTCGCCCGGGTCACGTTCACGGGCGGGACCTGGCCACCGACCGGCGTCGAGGTCTTCGACCCGTTCCACCTGCCGCTCCTCAACACGATCATCCTGCTGACCTCGGGCGCGACCGTGACCTGGGCCCACCATGCGCTGCGCGAGGGAAAACGGTCGGGGCTCATCCAGGGACTCCTTGTGACCGTCGCGCTCGGCGTCGCCTTCACCGCCGTGCAGGCCTACGAGTACGCGCATGCCCCGTTCGCCTTCACCGACGGCATCTACAGCTCCACTTTCTTCATGGCCACGGGCTTTCACGGGGCCCACGTCCTGATCGGGTCCATCTTCCTGATCGTGTGCCTCGGCCGGTCCATCGTCGGGCATTTCAAGCCGGAGCAGCACTTCGGCTTCGAGGCGGCCGCCTGGTACTGGCACTTTGTGGACGTGGTCTGGCTGTTCCTCTTCTTCTCCATTTACTGGTGGGGCGGCTCCGGGGGAGTTACCCACTAA
- a CDS encoding Gfo/Idh/MocA family oxidoreductase gives MNLSRLLEARAEAGNPVRVGIIGAGKFGTMFLAQARRTRGLHVVGIADLDVGKARANCRRGGWSAEQTGAADLDQAIKTGTTRIDDDASALIAHPALDVLIEATGDPKVGIRHCLAAIDHGKHVVMVNVEADVLAGPLLARRAEEAGVVYSLAWGDQPALIAEHVDWARACGFNVVCAGKGTRYHPDFHRSTPDTVWDNYHLSQEEAERGGMNPKMFNSFIDGTKSGIEMTAVCNATGLTPQAGGLTFPPCSRYDLAELLKPASAGGLAEHVGTTEVVSSLHRDMSPVSDDLMVGTYVVIEGDGDYVRNCFEEYRMLPDSTFHYAALYRPTHMIGLELGISVASAALRGEPTGSPTGFRSDVIACAKRPLKKGEVLDGEGGYMVWGRQSPAIDSLEFGGLPLGLASGVPLTRDIAEGELLRWSDATVQDTDEAVRTRREMEAAFGRPNEPA, from the coding sequence ATGAATCTGTCCCGTCTTCTGGAAGCCCGCGCCGAAGCCGGAAATCCGGTCCGTGTCGGCATCATTGGGGCCGGCAAGTTCGGCACCATGTTCCTGGCGCAGGCCCGTCGAACGCGCGGCCTCCATGTGGTCGGCATCGCCGACCTAGACGTCGGCAAGGCCCGCGCGAACTGCCGGCGAGGCGGCTGGAGCGCAGAGCAGACCGGGGCGGCGGATCTTGACCAGGCGATCAAGACCGGCACGACGCGGATTGATGACGATGCGTCGGCACTGATTGCCCATCCGGCCCTTGACGTCCTGATCGAGGCGACCGGTGACCCCAAGGTGGGGATTCGCCACTGCCTGGCGGCGATCGACCATGGCAAGCACGTCGTCATGGTCAACGTCGAGGCGGACGTCCTCGCGGGGCCGCTGCTCGCGAGGCGCGCCGAAGAAGCCGGCGTGGTGTACAGCCTAGCGTGGGGTGACCAACCGGCGCTGATCGCCGAGCATGTCGACTGGGCGCGGGCCTGCGGGTTCAACGTCGTTTGCGCCGGTAAGGGGACGCGCTACCACCCGGACTTCCACCGTTCGACGCCCGATACCGTCTGGGACAACTACCACCTGAGCCAAGAAGAGGCCGAACGCGGCGGCATGAATCCCAAGATGTTCAATTCCTTCATCGACGGGACCAAGTCCGGAATCGAGATGACGGCGGTCTGCAACGCCACCGGGCTCACGCCGCAGGCTGGTGGCCTCACCTTCCCACCCTGCTCACGCTACGACCTCGCTGAACTGCTGAAGCCCGCCAGCGCAGGTGGTCTGGCCGAGCATGTCGGTACCACCGAAGTGGTGTCGTCGCTCCACCGGGACATGTCCCCGGTCAGCGATGACCTGATGGTGGGCACCTACGTAGTGATCGAAGGGGACGGCGATTACGTCCGGAATTGCTTCGAGGAGTACCGGATGCTTCCCGACAGCACGTTCCATTACGCCGCGCTCTACCGCCCCACGCACATGATCGGGCTCGAACTTGGCATCTCGGTGGCTTCGGCAGCGCTCCGAGGGGAGCCGACCGGATCGCCGACGGGTTTCCGTTCCGACGTCATTGCCTGCGCGAAGCGGCCGCTCAAGAAGGGCGAAGTGCTGGACGGAGAAGGCGGCTACATGGTCTGGGGCCGGCAGTCCCCCGCGATCGATTCGCTGGAGTTCGGCGGGTTGCCCCTTGGCCTGGCGAGCGGCGTACCGCTGACCCGTGACATCGCCGAGGGCGAGCTCCTCCGGTGGTCCGACGCCACCGTCCAGGACACGGACGAAGCGGTCAGGACCCGCCGCGAGATGGAAGCCGCGTTCGGGAGACCCAACGAACCGGCCTAG
- the thrC gene encoding threonine synthase — translation MIEDHSPLRYVSTRGSGPVDFRTATLSGLAPDGGLFMPDRWPESEPLFRRTAGAGYVETAAHVLTRLSGDSLPIGASSELAADAYRTFSHPEVAPVRGLRDGLHLLELFHGPTLAFKDFALQVLARLFDRFLELDGRRALVLCATSGDTGAAAIEACRGRRAMAIVVLHPEGRIAPLQRRLMTTVDDPAVFNVAIEGTFDSCQSLVKQAFADEALRRECGLLAVNSINWSRIAAQAAYYVHAANRIGGPPPVFAVPSGNFGDCYAGHVAACMGLGVAGLIVGTNRNDILARFFETGRYHPGTVHRTLSPAMDIQVASNFERLLYEIRDRQPDAVQRDLAGLARGQAICVTARERAETGKRFKGSMVTEDQTIHTMRDIRDLCGVQIDPHTAVGIAAARLAGALDWNYHATAAPVIALATAHPAKFPDAVRQALNEEPETPEPLARCMEAPERVTTLPADYTRLADHLRRAAAAAAPAP, via the coding sequence ATGATTGAGGACCACTCTCCCCTCCGGTATGTCAGCACCCGTGGGTCGGGCCCGGTGGACTTCCGTACCGCGACGTTGTCCGGCCTCGCGCCGGACGGCGGACTCTTCATGCCCGACCGCTGGCCGGAGTCGGAGCCGCTGTTCCGGCGCACGGCCGGCGCCGGGTACGTCGAGACTGCGGCGCATGTCCTCACCCGGCTAAGCGGCGATTCGCTCCCAATCGGCGCGTCTTCCGAACTTGCCGCCGATGCGTACCGGACGTTCTCGCACCCGGAGGTGGCGCCGGTGCGCGGGCTTCGGGACGGGCTCCACCTGCTCGAGCTCTTCCATGGCCCCACGCTCGCCTTCAAGGACTTCGCGCTCCAGGTCCTCGCCCGTCTCTTCGACCGCTTCCTGGAGCTCGACGGCCGGCGGGCACTGGTCCTGTGCGCGACTTCGGGCGACACCGGCGCAGCCGCCATCGAGGCCTGCCGCGGTCGTCGCGCGATGGCGATCGTCGTCCTGCATCCCGAGGGCCGGATCGCCCCGCTGCAGCGACGCCTCATGACCACCGTCGACGACCCGGCCGTGTTCAACGTGGCCATCGAAGGTACGTTCGATTCCTGCCAGTCGCTGGTCAAGCAGGCGTTCGCCGATGAGGCGCTGCGCCGCGAATGCGGCCTCCTCGCCGTGAACTCGATCAACTGGAGCAGGATCGCCGCGCAGGCGGCCTACTACGTCCACGCCGCCAACCGAATCGGTGGCCCGCCGCCGGTGTTTGCAGTACCGTCGGGCAACTTCGGCGACTGCTACGCCGGGCACGTGGCCGCCTGCATGGGGCTGGGGGTGGCCGGCCTGATCGTCGGTACGAACCGCAACGACATCCTGGCCCGATTCTTCGAGACCGGGCGCTACCATCCCGGCACGGTCCACCGCACCCTCTCGCCGGCAATGGACATCCAGGTCGCGTCGAATTTCGAACGGCTACTGTACGAGATTCGTGATCGGCAGCCCGATGCGGTGCAGCGTGACTTGGCAGGCCTTGCGCGCGGCCAGGCAATTTGCGTGACCGCCCGGGAACGTGCGGAAACCGGGAAACGTTTCAAGGGAAGCATGGTGACGGAAGACCAGACCATTCACACGATGCGCGACATCCGGGACCTCTGCGGCGTCCAGATCGACCCGCACACCGCCGTCGGGATCGCAGCCGCCCGCCTGGCCGGCGCTCTCGACTGGAACTACCACGCCACTGCCGCTCCCGTGATCGCGCTGGCAACCGCCCATCCCGCAAAGTTCCCGGACGCCGTCCGGCAGGCCTTGAACGAAGAGCCCGAGACGCCCGAACCCCTGGCGCGTTGCATGGAGGCGCCGGAACGTGTGACCACCCTTCCGGCCGACTACACGCGGCTCGCGGACCATCTCCGTCGGGCCGCCGCCGCCGCGGCACCCGCGCCATGA
- a CDS encoding cbb3-type cytochrome c oxidase subunit I has product QHLFWFFGHPEVYILILPGFGIVSQVVATFARKPVFGYLGMAYAMVAIGFIGFLVWAHHMYTVGLDVNTKAYFTAATMVIAVPTGIKIFSWIATMWGGSIEFRTPMLFAIGFIFLFTVGGVTGVVLANAGIDTVLHDTYYVVGHFHYVLSLGAVFALFAGFYYWIGKMSGRQYPEWMGKVHFWLLFVGVNLTFFPMHFLGLQGMPRRIADYPDAFAGWNMVASLGAWISAVSIVWFIVIIARTFQAGEKCPENPWGEGADTLEWKTASPPPFHTYETLPTIR; this is encoded by the coding sequence CAGCACCTGTTCTGGTTCTTCGGGCACCCGGAGGTCTACATCCTCATCCTGCCCGGCTTCGGCATCGTCAGCCAGGTGGTCGCCACCTTCGCGCGGAAGCCGGTGTTCGGCTACCTCGGGATGGCCTACGCGATGGTCGCGATCGGCTTCATCGGCTTCCTGGTGTGGGCGCACCACATGTACACGGTGGGGCTCGACGTCAACACGAAGGCCTACTTCACCGCGGCAACGATGGTGATCGCGGTACCAACCGGCATCAAGATCTTCAGCTGGATCGCCACGATGTGGGGCGGGTCCATCGAGTTCCGAACACCGATGCTGTTTGCGATCGGCTTCATCTTCCTGTTCACGGTGGGCGGGGTCACCGGCGTGGTGCTCGCCAATGCCGGCATCGACACGGTGCTGCACGACACCTACTACGTGGTCGGACACTTCCACTACGTGCTGTCGCTGGGCGCCGTCTTCGCGCTGTTCGCCGGGTTCTACTACTGGATCGGCAAGATGTCGGGCCGGCAGTACCCCGAGTGGATGGGGAAGGTGCACTTCTGGCTCCTGTTCGTCGGCGTCAACCTGACGTTCTTCCCGATGCACTTCCTCGGCCTGCAGGGCATGCCGCGGCGGATCGCCGACTACCCGGACGCCTTCGCGGGATGGAACATGGTGGCGTCGCTCGGCGCATGGATCTCGGCGGTATCGATCGTCTGGTTCATCGTCATCATCGCCCGGACCTTCCAAGCGGGGGAGAAGTGTCCCGAGAATCCCTGGGGCGAAGGCGCGGACACGCTGGAGTGGAAGACGGCTTCACCGCCGCCGTTCCACACCTACGAAACCCTGCCGACCATCCGCTAG
- a CDS encoding heme o synthase, whose product MSRPVAYRAGGDISDFFALAKPRVMSLVVFTGIVGMALAPATLHPVLAVAALIALALGAGGAGAINMWFDRDIDAVMERTKTRPVPAGRVPAAEALAFGVTLSIFGVLLMGLAANWAAAALLLASSLFYVFVYTCWLKRSTAQNIVIGGAAGALPPVIGWVAASGGGLAPLPLILFAVIFLWTPAHFWALALVRADDYARAGVPMLPVTRGAAATRRGILVYSAATVAVTMLPYVLGELGAVYGVGACVLGAGLLWHAFTICRRRAGSEMRMFWYSIAYLFLLFLLMPLDRLLTGS is encoded by the coding sequence ATGTCCCGCCCGGTCGCCTACCGGGCGGGCGGCGACATCAGCGACTTTTTCGCGCTCGCCAAGCCGCGCGTGATGTCGCTGGTGGTCTTCACCGGCATCGTGGGGATGGCACTGGCACCGGCCACGCTTCACCCGGTTCTGGCAGTCGCGGCGCTGATCGCCCTGGCGCTCGGGGCGGGCGGAGCCGGCGCCATCAACATGTGGTTCGATCGCGATATCGACGCGGTCATGGAGCGCACGAAGACGAGGCCGGTGCCCGCGGGCCGGGTCCCGGCCGCCGAGGCGCTGGCCTTCGGCGTGACTCTGTCGATATTCGGGGTGCTGCTGATGGGGCTCGCGGCCAACTGGGCCGCCGCGGCGTTGCTGCTGGCCAGCAGCCTCTTCTACGTCTTCGTCTACACCTGCTGGCTCAAGCGCTCGACTGCACAAAACATCGTGATCGGCGGCGCCGCGGGCGCGCTGCCGCCCGTGATCGGCTGGGTCGCCGCCAGCGGCGGCGGGCTGGCGCCGCTGCCCCTGATCCTGTTTGCCGTCATCTTCCTCTGGACGCCGGCCCATTTCTGGGCATTGGCGCTCGTTCGCGCCGACGACTACGCGCGCGCCGGCGTGCCGATGCTGCCGGTAACGCGGGGCGCCGCCGCAACTCGGCGGGGCATTCTGGTTTACAGCGCGGCCACTGTGGCGGTGACGATGCTGCCGTATGTCCTGGGCGAACTCGGCGCCGTCTACGGTGTGGGTGCCTGCGTGCTGGGCGCGGGATTGTTGTGGCACGCCTTCACGATTTGCCGACGGCGCGCGGGCAGCGAAATGCGAATGTTCTGGTATTCGATTGCCTACCTGTTCCTGTTGTTCCTGCTGATGCCGCTCGACCGCCTGCTGACGGGTTCTTGA
- a CDS encoding COX15/CtaA family protein, with translation MRLASYLAIVFVLVQIVLGGAVRLTGSGLSCPDWPLCHGFWLPTVQALETVPDLAYEHWQVWLEWIHRVNAAVFVAPLVLLVLLTAQTPKHRLLGGAAVVLVVIQAILGAFTVFDRNSPWSVTVHLVIALILLVALVGSSTGPRRARVLSRILPPDCKQLAWVGTAVAIATAGAGAFLAKSGAAHACPDWLLCGSPWNQAHYANPDVLLHIVHRLLALATVVPALVLLARLPRRQAAVAFSWAAATPVVFVLQALLGLVTATSEPELWIALSHQLVGALLVVSYAMVGWYVFRER, from the coding sequence ATGAGGCTGGCCAGCTACCTAGCCATCGTCTTCGTCCTGGTGCAGATCGTGCTGGGGGGCGCCGTGCGTCTGACCGGCTCAGGCCTGAGCTGCCCCGACTGGCCACTGTGCCACGGTTTCTGGCTGCCGACCGTGCAGGCGCTCGAAACCGTTCCGGATCTCGCCTACGAGCACTGGCAGGTCTGGCTCGAGTGGATCCATCGCGTCAATGCGGCCGTCTTCGTCGCTCCACTCGTGCTCCTGGTCCTGCTGACCGCGCAGACCCCGAAGCACCGGCTCCTCGGCGGAGCCGCCGTCGTGCTGGTCGTGATCCAGGCGATCCTGGGCGCCTTCACCGTCTTCGACCGGAACAGCCCGTGGTCCGTCACCGTCCATCTCGTGATCGCGCTGATCCTGCTCGTGGCGCTCGTGGGCTCTTCCACCGGACCCCGAAGAGCCCGTGTGCTTTCCCGGATCCTGCCTCCGGACTGCAAGCAGCTCGCCTGGGTCGGAACGGCCGTGGCCATCGCAACGGCCGGGGCCGGCGCGTTTCTCGCCAAGTCAGGGGCGGCGCATGCCTGCCCCGACTGGCTGCTTTGCGGCAGTCCATGGAACCAGGCCCACTACGCGAACCCGGACGTCCTGCTCCATATCGTCCATCGGCTGCTCGCCCTTGCGACCGTCGTCCCGGCCCTGGTGCTGCTGGCGCGGCTGCCCCGACGTCAGGCCGCCGTGGCCTTCAGCTGGGCAGCCGCCACCCCGGTGGTCTTCGTACTGCAGGCGCTGCTGGGCCTGGTGACGGCGACCAGCGAACCCGAGCTCTGGATCGCGTTGTCGCACCAGCTGGTCGGCGCGCTGCTGGTCGTCTCCTACGCCATGGTCGGCTGGTACGTGTTCCGTGAACGATGA
- a CDS encoding cytochrome c oxidase assembly protein — MNRNHAVGGMVVVAVVVMAGLSFAAVPLYDLFCRVTGFAGTPGVAASAPGGAGHAVTVRFNADVAPGLPWRFEPVERQLTVEAGASVLAFYRATNDGTEPVTGTATFNVTPLKAGQYVQKIDCFCFEEQRLDPGQTVDMPLTFYVDPEIAADRATREVTAVTLSYTFFGADETNPDPTVAFAAPVPAAAASSPEESLRGSHP, encoded by the coding sequence ATGAACCGCAACCACGCCGTCGGCGGGATGGTGGTGGTGGCGGTCGTCGTGATGGCCGGGCTCAGCTTCGCCGCCGTCCCGTTGTACGACCTCTTCTGCCGGGTCACCGGATTCGCCGGTACCCCCGGTGTTGCGGCCAGCGCGCCAGGGGGCGCCGGCCACGCGGTCACGGTGCGATTCAACGCCGACGTGGCGCCCGGGCTGCCGTGGCGCTTCGAACCGGTCGAGCGGCAATTGACCGTGGAGGCCGGCGCGTCGGTACTCGCCTTCTACCGGGCCACGAACGACGGCACCGAACCGGTGACCGGCACCGCAACGTTCAACGTCACCCCTCTGAAGGCCGGTCAGTACGTGCAGAAGATCGACTGCTTCTGCTTCGAGGAGCAGCGACTCGACCCCGGCCAGACGGTCGACATGCCGCTCACGTTCTACGTCGACCCGGAGATCGCCGCTGATCGCGCAACGCGGGAGGTGACGGCCGTCACCCTCTCCTATACGTTTTTCGGCGCAGACGAGACGAACCCGGACCCAACAGTCGCTTTTGCAGCCCCGGTGCCGGCGGCTGCCGCCAGCAGCCCTGAGGAATCACTTCGCGGGAGCCATCCATGA
- a CDS encoding DUF983 domain-containing protein has product MTEFVDACPSCGIRLGSANVGDGASWFIMLVVGALATGGAFALDAWLRPPVWVHAMVWTPVILGATVGLLRPVRALLLASHVRHDLLDDDRKPDVG; this is encoded by the coding sequence TTGACCGAGTTCGTGGACGCCTGCCCCAGCTGCGGAATCCGCCTGGGCAGCGCCAACGTCGGCGACGGGGCATCCTGGTTCATCATGCTCGTCGTCGGCGCGCTCGCTACCGGCGGAGCATTTGCGCTCGACGCGTGGCTGCGCCCGCCGGTCTGGGTCCATGCCATGGTCTGGACGCCGGTGATTCTCGGCGCAACCGTCGGCCTCCTGCGTCCGGTGCGGGCCCTGCTCCTCGCCAGTCACGTCCGACACGACCTGCTGGACGACGATCGGAAGCCTGATGTCGGCTGA